One Suricata suricatta isolate VVHF042 chromosome X, meerkat_22Aug2017_6uvM2_HiC, whole genome shotgun sequence genomic region harbors:
- the MAGED1 gene encoding melanoma-associated antigen D1: protein MAQKMDRGAGLLGFQAEASEEDSTLLMQTLMEAIQISEAPPTSEATAAGPNASPQSSQPPTASEMADIQVSAAAARPKTAFKAQNASTKGPNDAYDFSQALNAKEMPNTPPKAAFNSQNATPKGPNAAYDFSQAATTSELTANKSEMAFKAQNATTKVGSNTTYNFSQSLSASEMANTQPKTAFKAWNDTTKAPTVDTQIQNINQAKMATSQTEVETNPSIPESDGAAAQTSADGSQAQNLESRTIIRGKRTRKINNLNVDENSNGDQRRAPLTAGTWRSAPVPVTTQNPPGAPPNVLWQTPLAWQNPSGWQNQPARQTPPARQSPPARQTPPAWQNPVAWQNPVIWPNPVIWQNPVIWPNPIVWPGPVVWPNPLAWQNPPGWQTPPGWQTPPGWQGPPDWQGPPDWPLPPDWPLPPDWPLPTDWPLPPDWIPTDWPVPPDWQNLRPSPNLRPSPNSRASQNLGASQPRDVALLQERANKLVKYLMLKDYTKVPIKRSEMLRDIIREYTDVYPEIIERACFVLEKKFGIQLKEIDKEEHLYILISTPESLAGILGTTKDTPKLGLLLVILGVIFMNGNRASEAVLWEALRKMGLRPGVRHPLLGDLRKLLTYEFVKQKYLDYRRVPNSNPPEYEFLWGLRSYHETSKMKVLRFIAEVQKRDPRDWTAQFMEAADEALDALDAAAAEAEARAEARTRMGIGDEAISGPWSWDDIEFELLTWDEEGDFGDPWSRIPFTFWARYHQNARSRFPQTFAGPIIGPAGTASANFAANFGAIGFFWVE from the exons ATGGCTCAGAAAATGGACCGTGGTGCGGGCCTCCTCGGCTTCCAG GCTGAGGCCTCCGAAGAAGACAGCACCTTGCTTATGCAGACCCTGATGGAGGCCATCCAGATTTCGGAGGCTCCACCTACCAGCGAGGCCACAGCAGCTGGGCCGAATGCTAGTCCCCAGAGTTCACAGCCCCCAACAGCCAGTGAGATGGCTGACATTCAGGTTTCAGCTGCTGCTGCTAGGCCCAAAACAGCTTTTAAGGCCCAGAATGCCTCCACAAAAGGCCCAAATGATGCCTATGATTTCTCTCAGGCTCTTAATGCCAAGGAGATGCCCAATACACCACCCAAGGCAGCCTTTAACTCCCAGAATGCCACCCCTAAGGGCCCAAATGCTGCCTACGATTTTTCCCAGGCAGCAACCACCAGTGAGTTAACTGCTAACAAGTCTGAGATGGCCTTTAAGGCCCAGAACGCCACTACTAAGGTGGGCTCAAATACCACCTACaatttctctcagtctctcagtgCCAGTGAGATGGCCAACACTCAGCCTAAGACAGCCTTTAAGGCTTGGAATGACACCACTAAGGCCCCAACGGTTGATACTCAGATCCAGAATATTAACCAAGCCAAGATGGCCACTTCCCAGACTGAGGTAGAGACCAACCCAAGTATCCCTGAATCTGATGGTGCAGCTGCACAGACATCAGCAGATGGTTCCCAGGCTCAGAATCTGGAGTCCAGGACTATAATTCGGGGCAAGAGGACCCGCAAG ATTAATAACTTGAATGTGGATGAGAACAGCAATGGGGATCAGAGACGGGCCCCACTGACTGCAGGGACATGGAGGTCTGCACCAGTTCCAGTTACCACTCAGAACCCACCTGGCGCACCACCCAATGTGCTCTGGCAGACCCCATTGGCCTGGCAGAACCCATCAGGCTGGCAAAATCAGCCAGCTCGGCAGACCCCACCAGCACGTCAGAGCCCCCCAGCTAGGCAGACCCCACCAGCTTGGCAAAACCCAGTTGCTTGGCAGAACCCAGTGATCTGGCCAAACCCAGTGATCTGGCAGAATCCAGTGATCTGGCCAAACCCCATTGTCTGGCCTGGTCCAGTTGTCTGGCCGAACCCACTGGCCTGGCAGAATCCACCTGGATGGCAGACCCCACCTGGATGGCAGACCCCACCAGGTTGGCAGGGTCCTCCAGATTGGCAAGGCCCTCCTGACTGGCCTCTACCACCTGACTGGCCTCTACCACCTGATTGGCCACTTCCCACTGACTGGCCACTCCCACCTGACTGGATCCCCACTGATTGGCCAGTCCCACCTGACTGGCAGAACCTGCGACCCTCACCAAACCTGCGTCCCTCTCCCAACTCGCGTGCCTCACAGAACCTGGGTGCCTCACAGCCCCGAGATGTGGCCCTTCTTCAGGAAAGA GCAAATAAGTTGGTCAAGTACCTGATGCTTAAAGATTATACGAAGGTGCCCATCAAGCGCTCAG AAATGCTGAGGGATATCATCCGTGAATACACTGATGTTTATCCAGAAATCATTGAACGTGCATGCTTTGTCCTGGAGAAG AAATTTGGGATTCAGCTGAAGGAGATTGACAAAGAAGAACACCTGTATATTCTCATCAGTACCCCAGAATCCCTGGCTGGCATACTGGGAAC GACCAAAGACACACCCAAGCTGGGTCTCCTTTTGGTGATATTGGGCGTCATCTTCATGAATGGCAACCGTGCCAGTGAAG CTGTCCTCTGGGAGGCACTACGCAAGATGGGACTGCGTCCTGG GGTGAGACATCCTCTCCTTGGAGATCTGAGGAAACTTCTCACTTATGAGTTTGTAAAGCAAAA GTACCTGGATTACAGACGAGTTCCCAACAGCAACCCTCCTGAGTATGAGTTCCTCTGGGGCCTCCGTTCCTACCATGAAACTAGCAAGATGAAAGTGCTGAGATTCATTGCTGAG GTTCAGAAGAGAGATCCTCGTGACTGGACTGCACAGTTCATGGAGGCTGCAGATGAGGCCTTGGATGCTCTAGATGCTGCTGCAGCTGAGGCTGAGGCCCGGGCTGAGGCGAGAACCCGCATGGGGATTGGAGATGAGGCCATATCTGGGCCCTGGAGCTGGGATGACATTGAGTTTGAGCTGCTGACCTGGGATGAGGAAGGAGATTTTGGCGATCCCTGGTCTAGAATCCCATTTACCTTCTGGGCCAGATACCACCAGAATGCCCGCTCCAGATTTCCTCAGACCTTCGCTGGCCCCATTATTGGCCCTGCTGGTACAGCCAGTGCCAACTTCGCTGCCAACTTTGGTGCCATTGGTTTCTTCTGGGTTGAGTGA